Part of the Diabrotica virgifera virgifera chromosome 6, PGI_DIABVI_V3a genome, AGTATAGTATTACACCTAAATGTAAGCGATCCCGTATTTTGAAAGATATTAATGAAACAAGAGTAAGAGATTTGTCTCCTAAAAagaaaaagttatattttttaaatcGTACTCATAGAAATTCTATTTGTAAATTGAAAAACTGTTTAAAAGTAACTAAACAGAAATTAAAATTGGCATATGAGTTTTCTAAAGGTGAAAGGTTTAGGGAATTAGAAGAAAATATGGACCCTACAATTGCATCATTTTTTAAAAGTTCTTTTTCAAATCTTAAAGTTAAAAGGCCTACTTGGACAACACGTGATAAGGTATATGCTTTGGCTTTGTACAAAAGGGGTCCTAGATGTTACAGATTTTTGAGACGTAGTATACCATTGCCAGCTAAAAGTACCCTTCAGAAACTATTAAAAAACATTCCTTTTGCAGCTGGAATAGAAATTCAATTATTAAAGAAACTTTGTAAAAGAGTAGAATCCATGGGACCGTTGGATAGATATTGTTCCTTAGTTTTTGATGAAATATCATTGTCTCAGAAGTTAAGTTACGATAAATTTAGTGATAAAGTCATTGGTTATGTAGATCTTGGTCCATTGGGTCGTAAAAATGAGTATGCTGATCATGCACTAGTTTTTATGCTCAATGGTCTGCACAAAAGTTGGAAACAACCAATAGCTTTTTTTTTACACAACATTCTGTAAAATCACATGATTTGAAGGTTTTAATTTCACAAGTGATTAGTCAGGTAGAAATAGAAACCGGTTTGAAAATACTGTGTACTGTGTGTGACCAAGGTGCTACAAACCGTGCTGCTATTAACTTACTTTGTAGGGAAAATAACGAACCAGGGCCTCACTTTTTCATCAATAATCATAAGATATTGACAATTTTCGACCCACCACATTTATTAAAGTCAACTCGTAATGCTCTTTTAAAGTACCATATTCAGTTTGATCAGACAAAAATGGCCAAAATTGATCATATAAGACAGTGTTTTAATATAGACAAAAGAAAACGTTTTCAAGCATTAAGACGGATAAGGGAGGTTTATTTACATCTCAAAACTCATAGTTGCTTAAAAATGAAAGTGTGTGTAGCCGCACGGACCCTCAGTCATACAGTTGCTTCCACTTTGGAAGAGATGGTTAGTAAtccaaataataataatataccctCTCAAGCTATCGAAACTGCTGAATTTGTGCATGATGTAGATCAGCTTTTCGATAGCTTTAATGGCAGAACAACAAAGCCTGAATGTGGCAAGCCTTATCGTAGGTGTATGTCTAATAGATCTCCTCATGCCGTGCTGTGGAATCGCCTTCTTCCTAAAATTAATAGCTGGATGTTTATTGATGAAAAAGTCAAAAAGAAGGTAATGCCATTTAAGTCAGGGTGGTTAACAACCATTGCAGCCACAAAAGAGTTGTGGAATATTTGTAAAGATTTGGGATTTAAGTTTTTAAGAACCCGTGCTCTAAATCAAGATCCTTTGGAAAACTCATTTGCCTCTATACGCCATCTAGGAGCAGAAAATGTAAATCCAAGTTGCTACCAGTTTATTTCATCATTTAAAACATCTGTTCTTAATAACTTAATTACTCCTTCTTCTAATAAAAATTGTGAAACAGATGATGGCTCTATTCTTGATAATTTGCAAGACTTTTTGGAAAGTTCAATaaccaaaaatgattttattgatttaGATGTTTTAGATGTGAATGAAATAGAAAATCTAGCTCTACCATTACCTGATACAGATGTTACAGGTCATGAAGGTAACACATTAGCATATGTTGCTGggtttataataaaaaatcttaaatCGATTAAAGAATGTGAGGTGTGTGCAGCTAATATCATATCTGACTGTTTGGAACCACACCATACATTtacaatgtttaaagaatatagTGATAATAAATTAAGTTTAAAttatgttacaaaaaattttctaGTAGATTTAGCCAAAATGTACGATATTGTAATTGCGGTATTAGTCATTAATGGACATATAAACCATTtggtcaaaaaaattaaaattctgATAAAAAAGTATGTAACTCTGGAGTGGTTTACTTGTAACCAACATTTGGATTATGTGTTTAATTATTGTCTAGATGTGTCTGTATCCttaataattaagaaatattATGATGATgtttatagaagttctcaagatttgcaaaaaaatgatttacgaaaaaagaaaattaatactaataagaaaattaataatccCTCCCTTAGACGGAATCTGAGCTGTAGGGCTAAATCTGATAACAATAATGATCAGTGAAATAGTTAATGGtaaattttattatattgtattcACATTTATATAGTGATGAGCAAGCTAATCAtcggcaaaataatgcaaaagaggGAAAACATATTCAgtttgagataaaaagaaatgaaactaatgaAGGTGGGAGATGTAGCGATAAACACCTATAAACTTACATTCCATttattgttttccacctttagacatatcagaggagcatgtcaactaaaactgtcactgtcattgtggcaattgccaaactcgtctgatacatctaaaggtgggaaacaataagtagaatgtaaatttataagtttttattgctAAATCTCACACCtcctagtttcatttctttttatcccACAACTtgaatgtgttttccatcttttgtgcacACTCCAgcacactcatcactgtataactaACATAGTATAGTAGTCCCCAGTACAAGGACCTAAAATCTCACTGATATAATATAtctataatacagggtgtcccgaaaagaatggtcataaattataccacacattctggggtcaaaaatagttcgattaaacctaacttaccttagtacaaatgtgctcttaaaaaaagttacagccctttgaaattacaaaatgaaaatcgattttttccaatatatcgaaaactattagagattttttattgaaaatggacatgtatcattcttatagcaggaatatcttaaaacaaaattatagtaaaatttgtccaccccattaaaattttatgggggttttgttcccttaaacccccctaaacttttttgtacgttccaattaattcattattgttatgctattagttaaacacaacgtttctaaaacttttttgcctcccagcatttttttgataagccagtttttatcgagatacggcttcttttttaatatatttacataaaaattttatgggggttttgttcctttaaaccccccaaatgtttgtgtacgttccaattaaactattattgttgtaccgttagttaaacaaactgtttttaaaactttttgcctcttagtccttttttgataagtcaccttttatcgagatgtggcttctttttcaaaatatacctaaaaatgtaaattataaataaattttcagattattaacaggtctctataatcgtacttaccatatacaaaatatgtagtggattccaaaaatattcaaaatatctcgataaacactggcttaccgaaaaattactaagacgcaaaaaagttttaaaaacattgtgtttaagtaatggtgccacaataataattaaattggaacgtacacaaaagtttggggaggtttaagggaacaaaacccccataaaattttgaggggctgcacaaatttcactttaatttttttttaagattttgctgccacaagaatgccacatgtctattttaaataaaaaatcttcaagagttttcgatatatgaaaaaaaatcgattctcattttgtaacttcaaagggctataactttttttgtgtgcactattgtatttAGGttagtgaggttcaatcaacctatttttggccccaaaatctgtggtataatttatgaccaatcttttcgggacaccctgtatagtatatcTATAATATATCActgatatattatattataatataagttTCAAGCTTTGTATGCATTCCTTGCTACATGTACGACAAACTTTTCCTCTGTGACCATAATTGTATTTAAATAAACCAAACTTGTATTGAGAGACAATAACGTAAAAGTGACATCTTTGAGAACTAAGCGTTCGAAAACATAGCAACTCTGAAAGATTTCACAGAGGAAAAGTTTGTCGGACATGTCGCAAGGAATGCAAACACAAAGTTTAAAACTTATATGTATCACTGAAATTTTAGGTCCTTGTACTGGGGACTATATAGTGTAAAGTTAAACAATTTTTAATGGCAAACATTTTGATTTCTcttataaacatttatttaaattgCAGGTttgttcgatttgtttatcacctAAAagtattttacttatttattgtaaGTTGATATTTTAAAGGTTTGTATTTTAGCTTTAGTAAAGTTCTCAgtgtattatataatattttcctTTAGAGATTTTTAGGCTACTAATCAAATATGTATCTGCATTTTGTAAACTATAAgataaataaagaataaagaagAGCGGGGACATGCATGCATTTTGTGTTGATCTGTGTTTTACATCATTATTTCAAAACAATTTTACTGCATAGATTTCCCTATTTTGTTTTATCAGCACTCCATACATGCATGCGGTAAGTGGGGGTCCCCGTGaggattaataaaaataaaatgtatgaagttgttttgtcagtgtttatatattttatccTATTTTTCTAAAAAGTTCTGAGGGAACTACAACAGTTAGTTGATATTTTAAAGGCTTTTATTTTAGCTTTAGTAAAGTTCTGTTTgtattgtataattttttttcttaagatttTTTTAGGCTACTAGTCAAATTTGTAATATGTATCTGCATTTTGTAAAAGATAAGATAATTAAAGAATAAAGAGCGGGGACATGCATGCATTTTGTGTTGATCTGTGTTTTACATCATTATTTCAAAACAATTTTACTGcatagattttcttattttgttttatCAGCACTCCATACATGCATGCGGTAAGTGGGGGGTCCCCGTGaggattaataaaaataaaatatatgtagtttttttcccagtgtttatattattttctatttttctgaaagttctgaaaaaaaatatttttctttagatatttttagGCTACTAATCAAACTAGTAATATCtgcattttgtaaaatataagaTGAATAAAGAGGTCGCTGTGaagattaataaaaataaaatgtgtaGTTTTTTTCCCagtgtttattcccatgttttaCGAAGACCTATTTACAAAACtaacataactgtatttttaatattttttgtgtaaaaatataatttctatgaaaaaatttaaaattttaatattatttatgacattataaataagataatgtgtaaataatattaCAATTTCCAAATTATTTCATAGAAATTAGGTTTTTACACTAAAacattaaagaaaacttaaaaatacagttattttgtttttgtaaatagatcTTCATAGCTAAGTGAAgtctaaaataattttaaatatcccGCCACGCCCGCTTTTAGCCGTGTAGTTCGGTAAGTAGTTCATCGAGTCGCTAGCGTCTAGTGTGACAATCAAATGTATGCAACCAAGCACTCTCCTTGTTGTTATTTCTCTATGTTTCTTAGTGCGCGCGTAAACGTCTGTGGTACTTTGCTATGTTGCcaagtattttttttacaaatattataaCCCTTACAGTGGGCAAAGTTGAACCCACTGGGCAAAGTAGGCCATGTTTACggaaatttatttataataaaataaaacttcaTCATATGTTTACTGTTGTAGACTTAAAAAACACCACATTTGTACCTATTAACGTTCgaaatacaaatattcttatttgaaagctgtataataattgttaaacaaagctgtataacaagttaaaaattgttgttataataaataatagttataagttattaacatttataaattactgcaaaaataagggttttttgcaattatctccaattgtttatgtatttcaaattagaaactattaagatctacaatatttatttgaaacatttttctctaaaatctacaaggaatgttttataggcaaaacatgattttttacactttataatcgtttaaaaacaaaacaatgtcggatattaaagcaattgagaacgagaaaaatttttagggccggttgttcgaacgctaatcaacaatgatcattatcaaataattaattactgtcaatgtcaactttaaaaacataattaattacaattctgagactataatcaattaatataacaataattattaacataattaataataaatctcaaaattgtaattaattatgttttcagcaacccaaataaagttgacattgacagttttggtgacagtaattgaatatttgataatgatcattgttgattagcgtttgaacaaccggccctaaatgttcTTTAGCTACGTCGAAATActtacgctcggtttcataatcagctaaagtggactttaaattttaagttggtacctaaATGACAACGTTAAAGTAAACTTTAGTTAATGGCTGCGTTCACCAGAAATAATCGGTTTAAGTTTCAACTAAACAGCTATGTTGCAGCGCTTtaaaactacgtttagtctggtgaatggtatttttccgtttgacactttcatagttggttttttttttgtgttcccACCTGTTCTATGTATGAACCTAACCTAAAACGAGATTCGTTGTTTTTGTTGATTTATTTCAACGATAAATTGGACGTatcttaaacaaatttaattcaaaaatgtataatatactacctttattgatgtttgataatgaaatgaacaagaaataatttttggtgctgctgGCTGTGCTGGACTTGGCAGAGCAGAACCATTGGATGACCCACCATAAATAAATAGTAATTATCACGTAAATATAaattatgttgaaaatattgttcCTTAATACACAGATTTACAATTTAGTGAGATGTATCTCCTAAgtttcaattactttataattaaaccactgtaaaataaatattttcaaataatcgcGCCATTACAATATATTTCTTAAACACGTTCAATATTGAAGCGATACAAATACTACGTTCaataaaatggcgaccgcttcgtCAACACGCTGAAGTTTAGCCTAAATTGACATGACGTTCATccgaaaaatcttaaacagtttcAGAGCGCTGACATAGCGCACTGGTCTGGTGAACGCACCCATTGTAGACTAGAAATTTGTTTCAGAAGCAACTTTTATTATTTGTTTCACAGAAGAAtttaaaaagtctatatcacagTTAATTATCATATGATTACATTCTTCTAACAtcttggtaggggagcccaagcggggatttttgcagttactcgagcgcgtcagattatcatatgggagaaacctggtaccctgcaaatatacctctaccatatattcaTTGGCTCTTAACGCAGGgaggttcgttaagggggacccgaaaaaaatatctatggttaaaaatactcgaaattgtcagattaagataagataagttaagtacatgcaagagagtgtatatttcaaaaatctgatgatttgagcggggcgtaaggaaatgggtgagtcaaaaagattcacaaaagaaaagcgaatatttcgcgaaatgaacgtcagatcgaaaaactaaaaaatacgtcttcaatattttgaaaaaatgtatcgaatggtactaaacatgacccccacggagaggggtgggaggtaaatttaaaattttatatacaaaccccgcgatatttcgcaaaacaaacatcagatcaaaaaactgcaaaatatactttcaaaatgtttttaaaaaatctatcgaatggtaccaaacacgaccccctcgggggcggggtggggggttactttaaaatcttaaataggacccccaaatttttattgcagatttggattatttacgtgaaaataagcaacttttatacgagacattttttcgaattatggatagatggcactataatcggaaaaaaacaattgttggaaatgaaaaataaaattaaaaaatgacaagcgcccgctaaaatggaaaattttacttaacttttttttattttaggacctaataatcacaacccaattggtccccataacgctcgagtgactgcaaatttcgCATACTTTACTCCCCTATCTTATTTATGGGTGAACAATCAGTCTTATTAGTTGAGAACAGTCGTTTGTTATTAATTCTTAAATGTGTTTTTGGAacataaaatttaatattatttataaaaaagcaATCTTTATATTTAATGTGATTTACAACATAGTATATAAAAAGGGCTGAATGAAAATGTCTTCTATTATCCAGTCGCTGAACTTTAAAACAAGTTAGCATAGTATTATAGGAAAtcatagcacacaacgtccgatggacgtccacatatcgtacatttaaagtccaaacgtccatggaccaaaactggacgtactatgtacgtacattacgcgacgtccattggacgtttgatttcaacgtacattggacatccatttgtggtccatggagattttacacaaaacgcgactattattatgagatagcttcttgttttaatcaaagcaatattattagaAGAATACAAGAAGTTTCTAATAAATGTAGtcacatattttttcatcattgaattaaaacactgaaccactaaaattattttaattaaacctatataatattagatgatgataaaacgatggtaaactttttcagaaaaacggagctacatcgcgcatcggtaattatagaacttacaataattagacactgccaatttaaatcttaaatgtgcattttgtaactgttaaatttcccgccaaactaaatgagaatcttcttgacaacgttgtcgctcttcacgctatcggtcgtaaaaggtagtattaggcaggtacttttaggggattatcgctgttaattgttgtggaatattgaagaaggatttattgatgataattcacagaatggcaaacccgcttgcaatatacaaccgtactgactctaaagttctaagaaataatgtttggaaggaacagaacagaaataaacctcttttaatgtgcatgcttcatAGGTCGCCATTATCtgaattttgtctttattaagttattacatacaatataatacatcctgtgatatctttgtgtttgctgtttatcgtgcaagtgcagtcgtgcattaatgaagttcctataataaagtactcgtatacataataaagttataataaagagaaataaaaaaggtattttgtgtaatattttaaagtataagtttcgtattataggaactatttccgatgcctaaaggctttttgctatgtatgtattcaaaaaattatggacactagattgctttctgaaaagtgcccaacaaaaatgtccataagacgtacattgaatgtacatcagatgtacattgaatgtacataatatgtacactgaaagcttcaacaacgtacactgtacgtttgtagcggacgttctatggacgtccaattttgtgaactctggacgttcgttggacgtccatcggatgtccatcgtaccttagcgggacgtccattggacgttccaatgtacacagatgtacgtccattgtatgtccataaaacgtacttgtgctatctgggtgaGGTCTTACCAGCGCATTGTATAATGATATTAAGAGTTTcagttcttttaaaaaattttgaactACGAACTATGAAGCCAAGAGTTCTGTATGCATTTCCAATGATGATCCGATAATGTTCACTAAATCTCAAATTTTGCTGAAACATTACTCCAAGATCTTTGCAAGTGTTCTTTCTTCCAAGTACAGtgttaaaaattttgtattgGTTCTCCATTGGTTGTATGGTTTCTTCGAGTGATAGTAAAAACATGACATTTAGAAGtgtttagaaacatttttttgtcatcAAACCATTGACTTACTGAGTTCAGATCACATTGCAGCATCTCAGAGCCCTGTAGAGTTGAAATTTCTCGAAATATCTTAAAATCATCTGCAAATAGCAGGCTTGTCGAAAACTTCACACAGTGAGGCAAATCGTTAATAAATATAgcgaacagaagaggacccaagtTGCTACCTTGTGGTACCCCTGATGTCGACATAAATGGCTTAGATAAACTGTTTCCTACTTTGACTTGATTTAACCTATCAGAAAGGtataacccacataacaatgatgttcgtatcatgttctaagcatatactaccaacattcgtcggagtatattctttttagtatatgcgtagtacaagcatagcatgtaccttaaaaaacattctaaatttcatgttttttgcatatactttaaagtatattctcgtaccgaatatactgagtatattcgtgtacgtagtaactcggaatattcgtaaaagtttattcttagaatatacctttatcgaatattcttagcacatagttataagtacattcttcccaagtagcaatttttcgacgcattggttgtcagtacaaacaaatgcactgtatacaacgttgtccgagagcattttcagttgtttcgccaacgtcccctaccccgactgacattacgatgttacaacctttagttatacgggcaactaatttattaccattgtgacaactacatatcacagttcagttttttcaacaatcgcaacgacttaaaaatgttataatgctaaactaatttacgccctggccgactCTCTAGTTGTCTGTCACGTCACTACCCTGTGTTGTTCTAGATGTGTGACACGTTTGCGGCAATTTCCagaggagaaaaagaatttactttataaccttatttttttcttattattatatattttattttgatggaaattttcgatttatgtaacaacctgtttatttgtttttttaatagctgatttccattccattgttttatcagtagatttgagatttgatctttgtatcagctttggcagacagggttgccaggtcagtttttactctttcagtagttttgttttcacaaaatcagtagattctttttaggccatgtaaatacagtaatacagtgatatgcacatccgtcctaaatgtcccaagaggaattccacaaaattggaaacctaattattccaaaccaccagCTGGTTATTATctaccattttttagctaaaatctactaaatcaaaaactaaaatatacttaagggtttttgggatatatttgggattttttataataaaaacaacagctaacttaagggggtaggcgcaaaatgtcgtctgttaaaatgttcaatgtattttaaatgttttcattttttgcgaatccttagaaaactaataagtatttttgaaaaatttaaacgcacaaagaaagattacgttattaccgaggaccgaaagtccctgaaaacttctataatgtttattttaataagttacaggggtgaaaaaaagaaaaaatttagtgtgacttttaattccaaatatctcgttcaaaagaaacgttttggtttttctaaataatgcagtctttcattctgcgtttaaatttttcaaaaatacttattatagtttcctcatgattcgaaaaaaatggatacaattctgttgaaatataccaaaaatctactaaaaaatattgcctactagaattttttaaaaaatatcaaaaatctaccaaaaaagtagaaatctactaaatgtggcaacgctgttaataagaatgatacacttttgacactggtcacatgacctctgtcacccaataagagggtgcgttctaaaatggttttgatagtcggTGTGGCCgcgtttggttggcgattggacttctaagttgtcttatccgtctaaggttggttatacggtatttttttagtaatattggtaatattgtttaatgcgccattttggttttacttgagatttttatgatgtaaagaaaatgaaaacacagaatataaaaaatgcaggcattttctgatacctttaaaagcaccatcaatacattaaatttatacagaacatctttaacataaattttgacttttatattaaaattagattttttaaatttgcatattttttgtcaaaaatgtcataaaaaaaggagcgcgtgtgttttttaaaggtgaaatatccatatttgacggtaatctaagatgcgtttataaatttcacatcaggtaataagtcctttatgtatttataaatttaaatacccaatacgatgtcaaaacagtttactttttggttttcgcattcaccacacaggtgttaaaaatacaggtaaaaaaacata contains:
- the LOC126886478 gene encoding uncharacterized protein LOC126886478, with protein sequence MAKIDHIRQCFNIDKRKRFQALRRIREVYLHLKTHSCLKMKVCVAARTLSHTVASTLEEMVSNPNNNNIPSQAIETAEFVHDVDQLFDSFNGRTTKPECGKPYRRCMSNRSPHAVLWNRLLPKINSWMFIDEKVKKKVMPFKSGWLTTIAATKELWNICKDLGFKFLRTRALNQDPLENSFASIRHLGAENVNPSCYQFISSFKTSVLNNLITPSSNKNCETDDGSILDNLQDFLESSITKNDFIDLDVLDVNEIENLALPLPDTDVTGHEGNTLAYVAGFIIKNLKSIKECEVCAANIISDCLEPHHTFTMFKEYSDNKLSLNYVTKNFLVDLAKMYDIVIAVLVINGHINHLVKKIKILIKKYVTLEWFTCNQHLDYVFNYCLDVSVSLIIKKYYDDVYRSSQDLQKNDLRKKKINTNKKINNPSLRRNLSCRAKSDNNNDQ